In Micromonospora sp. WMMA1363, a genomic segment contains:
- a CDS encoding methylated-DNA--[protein]-cysteine S-methyltransferase, with protein sequence MSTIDSTVIATPAGPLSIVAGPDGAVRAAGFTADPQALSPLIHPSLRAPLRPRTDLGPITAAVTSYLDGDPTAVDAVPVAQHTGGTFLAHAWVALRDVRPGEPVTYTTFAGLAGRPTAVRAAAAACARNAAALFVPCHRVLRTDGTLGGYRWGLNVKKWLLGHERRLTAS encoded by the coding sequence ATGAGCACGATCGACAGCACCGTCATCGCCACCCCGGCCGGCCCACTCAGCATCGTCGCCGGGCCGGACGGGGCGGTGCGGGCCGCCGGCTTCACCGCCGACCCGCAGGCCCTGAGCCCACTGATCCATCCGAGCCTGCGGGCACCGCTGCGCCCCCGGACGGACCTCGGCCCGATCACCGCCGCCGTGACGTCCTACCTGGACGGCGATCCGACCGCAGTCGACGCCGTGCCGGTCGCGCAGCACACCGGCGGTACTTTCCTGGCACATGCCTGGGTGGCACTGCGGGACGTACGGCCCGGCGAGCCGGTCACGTACACCACCTTCGCCGGCTTGGCCGGACGCCCGACGGCGGTCCGGGCCGCCGCCGCGGCCTGCGCGCGCAACGCTGCCGCACTCTTCGTTCCCTGCCACCGGGTACTGCGAACGGATGGGACACTCGGCGGCTACCGCTGGGGCCTAAACGTGAAAAAGTGGCTTCTCGGTCATGAGCGTCGGTTGACGGCAAGCTGA
- a CDS encoding ABC transporter ATP-binding protein — protein MPAESDGDPTPTMERHPLHSLWRLRRYLRPYAVEFAWLLVAGLAATAAGIAVPLVARRVVDGPVARQDPDGLLRLAGLALLFGLAEALLIFVRRWVQSSSSVGMEAAIRVDLYAHLQRLPASFHDRWQSGQLLSRITTDLSVIRRFLSFGLFFLILNVITYVVVVLLLIRMHPALGLVVTASAVPLFLIARRFAQAYHAASRRMQDQQGDVATLVEETAQGLRTMRAYGRGPELAARFAAGTRALHDIGVGKGRLLATTAARLDLVPNLTLGVVLVAGAAATANGVLTIGELVAFVSLQLMLIWPVQGMGWIIAGGQEAATAADRVCEVFDTSPAIVDRPHAVALPRPEVGGRLAFEGVSFRYPGAASAVLDSVNLTVEPGETVALVGATGSGKSTLLSLVPRLHEVTSGRITLDGHDVRDLRLASLRRLVGVAFEEPTLFSMSVWENLTLGRPEAGEEEVHAALALAQADFAFSLPWGLATRVGEQGLSLSGGQRQRLALARAVLGRPALLVLDDPLSALDVHTESLVEGALRRMLCETTALVVAHRPSTVALADRVALLEQGRVTAVGRHPELLATVPAYRALLSADPPSGPPAPPAAGSPMPGGRGLVRS, from the coding sequence GTGCCTGCGGAGAGCGACGGCGACCCGACCCCCACCATGGAGCGACATCCGCTGCACAGCCTCTGGCGTCTACGGCGCTACCTGCGCCCGTACGCGGTGGAGTTCGCCTGGCTGCTGGTCGCCGGCCTGGCCGCCACCGCGGCCGGAATCGCGGTGCCGCTGGTGGCCCGGCGAGTGGTGGACGGCCCGGTTGCTCGACAGGACCCGGACGGGCTGCTCCGCCTCGCCGGTCTGGCGCTGCTGTTCGGTCTCGCCGAGGCACTGCTGATCTTCGTCCGGCGCTGGGTGCAGTCGTCCTCCTCGGTGGGCATGGAGGCGGCGATCCGCGTCGACCTCTACGCCCATCTGCAACGGCTGCCGGCCAGCTTCCACGACCGGTGGCAGTCCGGTCAGTTGCTGTCCCGGATCACCACCGACCTTTCGGTGATCCGCCGGTTCCTCTCCTTCGGCCTGTTCTTCCTGATCCTCAACGTGATCACGTACGTCGTCGTGGTGCTGCTGCTGATCCGGATGCACCCCGCGCTGGGGCTGGTGGTGACCGCGAGCGCGGTGCCGCTGTTCCTCATCGCCCGGCGCTTCGCGCAGGCGTACCACGCCGCTTCCCGCCGCATGCAGGACCAGCAGGGCGACGTGGCGACACTGGTCGAGGAAACCGCGCAGGGGCTACGCACGATGAGGGCGTACGGGCGGGGCCCGGAGCTCGCCGCCCGGTTCGCCGCCGGCACCCGGGCGCTGCACGACATCGGGGTCGGCAAGGGACGACTGCTGGCCACGACGGCCGCCCGGCTCGACCTGGTGCCGAACCTCACCCTGGGCGTCGTACTGGTCGCCGGCGCTGCCGCCACCGCGAACGGAGTGCTCACCATCGGGGAGTTGGTGGCCTTCGTCAGCCTCCAGCTCATGCTGATCTGGCCGGTACAGGGAATGGGCTGGATCATCGCCGGCGGGCAGGAAGCCGCGACGGCCGCCGACCGGGTGTGCGAGGTATTCGACACCTCCCCGGCCATCGTGGACCGACCGCACGCGGTCGCGCTGCCCCGGCCCGAGGTAGGTGGCCGGCTGGCGTTCGAGGGTGTCTCGTTCCGCTATCCGGGCGCGGCGTCGGCGGTGCTGGACAGCGTGAACCTGACCGTGGAGCCGGGCGAGACAGTGGCGCTGGTCGGTGCGACCGGCTCCGGCAAGAGCACCCTGTTGTCGCTGGTGCCAAGGCTGCACGAGGTAACGAGCGGACGGATCACTCTGGACGGCCACGACGTGCGGGACCTGCGGCTGGCCTCGCTGCGCCGCCTGGTCGGGGTGGCTTTCGAGGAACCGACGCTGTTCTCCATGTCGGTGTGGGAGAACCTCACGCTGGGCCGGCCGGAGGCCGGGGAGGAAGAGGTCCATGCCGCGCTCGCGCTGGCGCAGGCCGACTTCGCGTTCAGTCTGCCGTGGGGGCTGGCCACCCGGGTGGGCGAGCAGGGTCTGTCGCTATCCGGCGGACAGCGGCAGCGGCTGGCGCTGGCCCGGGCCGTACTCGGCCGGCCGGCACTGCTCGTTCTCGACGACCCGTTGTCCGCCCTCGACGTGCACACCGAGTCCCTGGTGGAGGGGGCGCTGCGAAGGATGCTGTGCGAGACCACGGCCCTGGTCGTGGCACACCGGCCGTCCACCGTCGCGCTCGCCGACCGCGTCGCTCTGCTGGAGCAGGGTCGGGTCACGGCGGTGGGACGCCACCCGGAGCTGCTCGCCACCGTGCCCGCGTACCGCGCGCTGCTCTCGGCCGACCCGCCGTCGGGCCCGCCCGCCCCGCCGGCGGCGGGTAGTCCCATGCCCGGCGGGCGGGGCCTGGTGCGGTCGTGA
- a CDS encoding ABC transporter ATP-binding protein has protein sequence MPSPRRPPDLAGWRGVATDPDADRSRAENSDPAAVARLRTRSRVLLRNLLRPHRWPLIAAVALLLTQNAAGMAGPYLVMLGIDRAIPPLRAGDPGPLIGIAAAFAVAAALEYAARRGFLVLSARIGQAVLLDLRQRVHGQFLRLSVAFHERYSSGRMVSRLTSDLDSIGELVGGGIDSLVLAALSILSVAAILLWLDLPLAVVTLLAFPFLFLLSRWFARASAAAYRRTRETIALVIVHFVESMRGVRAVHAFRRETRNQRIFTTVSDDYRQASVHAFRLIATYSPGIKVIGNVTVAVVLCYGGWRALGGHIEIGVLAAFLLYLRRFFEPMQELSQFYNSLQSATAALEKLAGVLDERPAVPEPVRPVPLPAGPGRGAVAFRSVTFGYHPADPVLTGLDLEVPAGQTVALIGPTGTGKSTIAKLLARFYDPSGGAVLLDGVDLRDVVDAELRRALVLVTQETHLFGGTVAENIRFGRPEADDAALEAAARATGAHDFIAALPDGYATQVHRRGGRLSAGQRQLVAFTRAFLADPTVLILDEATSSLDIPTERAVQRALGTILRDRTALVIAHRLSTVEIADRVVVLESGRIVEDGPPAQLARGGGRYAALHRQWRESLG, from the coding sequence ATGCCATCCCCGCGCCGGCCCCCCGACCTGGCAGGTTGGCGCGGAGTCGCCACCGACCCGGACGCCGACCGCAGCCGCGCCGAGAACTCCGACCCGGCTGCGGTGGCCCGGCTGCGCACCCGCAGTCGGGTGCTGCTGCGAAACCTGCTGCGCCCGCACCGGTGGCCGCTGATCGCCGCGGTCGCGCTACTGCTCACCCAGAACGCCGCGGGCATGGCCGGGCCGTACCTCGTGATGCTCGGCATCGACCGGGCCATCCCGCCGCTGCGGGCCGGCGACCCCGGCCCGCTGATCGGGATCGCTGCCGCGTTCGCCGTCGCCGCCGCGCTGGAGTACGCGGCGCGCCGTGGCTTCCTCGTGCTCTCCGCGCGGATCGGCCAGGCCGTTCTGCTCGACCTCCGGCAGCGGGTGCACGGCCAGTTCCTCCGGCTGTCGGTGGCGTTCCACGAAAGGTACTCGTCGGGACGGATGGTTTCCCGACTCACCAGCGACCTCGACTCGATCGGCGAGCTGGTCGGCGGCGGCATCGACAGCCTGGTCCTCGCCGCCCTGTCCATCCTGTCGGTGGCCGCCATCCTCCTGTGGCTGGATCTGCCGCTGGCCGTCGTGACCCTGCTCGCCTTTCCCTTCCTGTTCTTGCTGTCGCGCTGGTTCGCCCGTGCCTCGGCCGCCGCGTACCGGCGCACCCGCGAGACAATCGCGCTGGTCATCGTCCATTTCGTCGAGTCCATGCGGGGCGTGCGGGCGGTGCACGCGTTTCGGCGTGAAACCCGTAACCAGCGGATCTTCACGACGGTCAGCGACGACTACCGGCAGGCCAGCGTGCACGCGTTCCGGCTGATCGCCACCTACTCGCCGGGGATCAAGGTGATCGGCAACGTCACCGTGGCGGTCGTCCTGTGCTACGGCGGCTGGCGGGCGCTGGGCGGCCACATCGAGATCGGGGTGCTCGCCGCCTTCCTGCTCTACCTGCGGCGATTCTTCGAGCCGATGCAGGAACTGAGCCAGTTCTACAACTCGTTGCAGTCGGCCACGGCCGCGCTGGAGAAGCTCGCCGGGGTGCTCGACGAACGCCCAGCGGTGCCCGAGCCGGTCCGACCCGTGCCGCTGCCCGCCGGGCCCGGCCGGGGCGCGGTCGCCTTCCGGTCGGTCACCTTCGGGTACCACCCGGCCGACCCGGTCCTGACCGGCCTCGACCTGGAGGTCCCGGCCGGCCAGACCGTCGCGCTGATCGGCCCGACCGGTACCGGCAAGTCGACCATCGCCAAACTGCTCGCCCGCTTTTACGACCCGTCCGGCGGCGCGGTGCTGCTGGACGGGGTCGACCTGCGCGACGTCGTCGACGCCGAGCTGCGTCGCGCGCTCGTGCTGGTCACCCAGGAGACCCACCTGTTCGGCGGCACGGTCGCGGAGAACATCCGCTTCGGCCGTCCCGAGGCAGACGACGCCGCCCTGGAGGCCGCCGCGCGAGCGACCGGCGCCCATGACTTCATCGCCGCGCTCCCCGACGGGTACGCAACCCAGGTGCACCGCCGTGGCGGCCGGCTCTCCGCCGGCCAGCGGCAACTCGTCGCCTTCACCCGCGCCTTCCTGGCCGATCCGACGGTGTTGATCCTCGACGAGGCGACCTCGTCGCTCGACATCCCGACCGAGCGGGCAGTCCAGCGTGCCCTGGGCACGATCCTGCGGGACCGGACCGCGCTGGTGATCGCGCACCGGCTATCCACAGTCGAGATCGCCGACCGGGTGGTGGTGCTGGAGTCGGGACGGATCGTCGAGGACGGTCCGCCGGCACAGCTCGCCCGCGGTGGCGGGCGGTACGCCGCGCTGCACCGCCAGTGGCGCGAGTCGCTGGGTTAG